The genomic segment AGTGGCTCACTGGCATTACCTGGCAAGACGCAGGAAAGGTAGTATATTCATGCATCGATACCAAGATTTTTTACACGGAAAATTTCGAATTATTTGGTGATTTATCGACTCAAAACGATGTCTACAGGTTGAGCTGGTGGAGGGATCATCATACCTCGGGCAGGCACTCCCATTCTCAATGAGCACGTTGATCTGGATCGAGTTGTTGGTGATCGGGTACATCGAGTTCCAGAGGAACGGTGAGCTTGACCCGGAAAAGAGGCTTTACCCGGGTGGATCATACTTCGACCCGCTGGGCTTAGCAGCGGACCCAGAAAAGAAGGCGACCCTTCAGCTGGCTGAGATCAAGCATGCCCGCCTCGCCATGGTGGGTTTCTTGGGATTCGCCGTGCAAGCCGCCGCCACCGGCAAGGGGCCACTCAACAACTGGGCCACCCACTTGAGCGACCCCCTCCACACGACCATTTTTGACACCTTTGGGTTTTTCTCTTGAACTACTGGGCTCCCCATGATGTCTAGTGAATTTCAATGTATCTTGTAAAAATTGCGATACCCGAACGACCCACCCGTTTTCACAGTTAAACTAAACACATTGAAACAAGAAAACTATCTCGATCCagactttttattttatattagacATTGGGTGTGTATGTTGCTAATTATCATATATCTATTTCAGATTTACCCCTAAAAAATTAAGAATGAGTCTCATACGagcaaccctatccatattcacaataagcaaccctatccatattcacaataaaaaataatactcttagcataaaaaattatactttttcatggatgactcaaataagatatatgtctcacaaattgACCGGTGACACCgtctaacacaagtttttgccaagaaattaaaagaaaaaaggtATCCATTTATTGTCACGATAATTTTGAGGTAGAGAACGAAAATGATACTTAGCCAAGTATTATCTAAACCAAGTAATAACGAAaagtttatttaaaattttcctggtttttatttaatttataaataagCATCATATTTCCCATATTTAACTTACTTGGAACCTATggttttaattaaaatgttaTATGGGTGAGGCGGATGTTCTACTAGCTAGCTTTAATAATTCAAGAATCAAGGGAGGTTCCGCTCAACGACCAGTCTATTCATATTTGCAAATTCAGATTCTCGATTATTAATTGATTTCAACCGCTCACTCTTAAGTAATAAAACTTGAGCATTTATTCGTGACATTTAATTCTTGAATAAATGTAATTTGCAATTACTTGTATTCCATTtcacatgatattataaattgtgatttattagATTTTAATCTACATTATTCTCATATTTATCCAATTCGAACTCAAATTAATTTGTTTTCGGGagttgttttaatattttattaatatagtATGGTATTCAGTTCGATTGGATTCATAATTCGATTTATTGTGAGTTGAATCAGCGAGTTTCTGGAGACCATATATGTTTCAAACTCAACTTATTTATACTTCTGATATCCAAATTTCCACTTAGAGACAAATAGGATGTGCATATACccaaaaattgaaataaaatcagATGTGTCTATAtctaaaaattgaaaaaaataaaataaaataaaataatgtcgGTGATAACTGATGGAGGATAAATGATAATGGACTAGTATGGCCGATGGGCCAACAAGTAGTAAGAAAAAGAAATTCCAATAACCGGCTAGTCCGGTGACTCAATTGGATTTGTTCTCACTCTGGTCCCTCGATTCTAAAATTCTATTTTTCTCCTCTAGACTCGTTGAGCACCGATCTCTTGTTATCTTCTTGGTATGCTTATCTCTTTTGTAATAATTATCTGTTTTTATGGTTTTTCTTAGCTAAAACTGTTACATAGAACTTGTGGCAGCGTTTTCTTGGTGTTAAGGTCCTTAATTCTGTATGAAATATGATTATCTTGGAATatttattacttttttttttctttttcacttCAATTTTAATTCCTGGATTTGATCGTTCGTGTGCTGTATGTTAAACACGATAAAGGGTGGAGACGTTTTGTATGTTATAGTTAGGAAAATCAGTTTGTGATTTTGGGTTgtgtttatttttgtttttcccCCACTTTATTTCTCCCTTTTTTGTTTTGTCAAAGTGACTTTTTTGTTGCAGAAGCCAGTACTTTTTTTGATTCAAACCTTTATATTGCTTATCTAGATTTTGTTAAGCAGTTGAAGTTTCGCTGCGATTGTGTTCGCGCTGCGTTGACTTTGTTGATGAGCATAAGCAATggctttattttatattttgctGCCTGAACCAAAAAGTGTCTGGTGACTTGTTTATGTTCTTAGTGTTATATGGGATACTATGGTCTGCTAGTCGAACATAAGTTGTCTAGTTTGTGGGTGTAAACTTAGTACTGGTTGACGGTGTATTGGTGTATGTGTCTAGGTGTTTACCTTGTTGAAATGAAGACTGGCGGCAGGAGTAAAGGGGCTGCAAAAAAGGACACAAAAGAAGCATTGAAACCGGTGGATGATAGGTTGGCCttgatttcatatttttgaatttaataCAGTGTTGTATTAGATGAACTGTATTCATTCATAGCATGCTGTTTGTTTCAGAAAGATTGGGAAAAGGAAGGTTGCCGCGAAGCCAAGTAAACCAAAGGCGGCAAAGGCCAAGAAAGACCCTAACAAGCCCAAGAGGCCCCCTAGTGCTTTCTTTGTGTTCCTGTACAAACCACCATTATTACTTATTTTTTGTGCAGCGGAAAGCATGAGCTTCATAATATTCCATTTTTCAGATTTTGTATTCTACATGGGCTATATGGTTGGTTATTTAATGGTTTTATTGCAGTGAAGAGTTTAGAAAGACTTTCAAAAAGGAAAATCCTAATGTCAAGGCTGTCTCAGCTGTATGTTGTCCATACTCCCATTTTTGCTTGCAATGTCTTTTGCAGGTTGAGTTTTTGACAAAGCGTGCTTTCGGATATGTTTTACATATTTCTAGGTAGGGAAAGCTGGAGGAGAGAAGTGGAAATCGTTGGGTGCAGCTGTAAGTGCTAGAAACTCTATTTATTGCATATTTGATATgcctgaaaaatattttcaaaattcgaATTATTCAAGAGTACAAGTGAAGCTTTTGATTGTGGGGTAATTATCTATGTTACACACGCATAAATGATTTATACGTTCGCTATGAAATGAACAGTAAACTGAGTATGATTCTTGGGTTAATTTATCTGGCATGTTGATCTGTTGATTTGCATGAAGCTACagtattattttatcatttattgCAAATACATTCTTAGGAAAAAGCTCCTTATGAAGCCAAAGCTGCGAAGAAGAAGGCCGAGTATGAAAAACTAATGAATGCCTACAACAAAAAGCAGgtgctttttaaaaaaaacttatctTCCATAAgatattacattttatgctagGATGTTTTTACCTGCATGCTTAAATGTTTTTCGTTCATAAAATTGGCAGGAGAGTTCTGCTGATCAGGGCGACGAAGGATCTGAGAGGTCTGGATCGGAAGTTCACGATGATgacgacgacgacgacgacgaGAGTGACCACGTACGTAATTTCACTAAGTTTTGAACTGAAAGCAACATGATTAAAAACTCAACATATGGTTGAATATTGTAATAAGGTTAGTTGCTTTTGTGTAGGATGAGGAGGATGAAGAGGATGAGGAGTGAGATTTGCAATACAAAAAATAAGATTCAAGGCGGATCACTGATTGGGATTCTGGTATGTATGATTTGGAATGCGAAAATGGACAAGTATGAACAATGTAACTTATGTATAGTGTATGTATTTCATCGCAGTTATGAGAATGCAATTTGTCAACAGATTTGAATCGCAACCACCGTCGCGTACGTAGTACTAGGTAGAAGTCAACTAAATACAAAACCTGGAGAAAACACAGAGCCTCAATGCATTGTATCATCAAATTAACAAAAAAGATGCGcggataaattataaaaaaaatcacgtTTGTCTCTAGATATCTCAGCTGGTtgtttaacaaaataaaacccAGGGTGCCAAAATCAGATTTTTGAAGACATAAATGCTTACACGCCAAGTGTACGTAAGCATGGCCAAAGAATCAACAGCGATGTTTACAACTTCAATCTTGTTTCTTGCCGTTCTACTCCATAAATTTTTGTATCTCTTCGCTGCAATTAGACGTTTGGCGGTGTCGGATGTAGTAAGCTTTATGCTGTCACGGCAGtttaaatgaaatttaaaaCTTCAGCACATACAGGAAACATGTGGATATGTCTCGAGGACCGGCAGCAGGCCAAGCTCTTGAACAGAGGAAATGATGCCATCCAAGGGAAGCATAATCTACAGTGAGCCGCTATGAACGACCCCAtaaaaattgaagaaaagaaaagaataaCCATAGAGATAGCTGCCATTCAATTCAGGACAATTGAATGTAAAGAAATGAACCTGCTGTTTAGTGAAGTCTTTAATGCATTCGGCAAGAAACCTCCGTATAGCCCGAATAAACCATCACGAGCCACAATGCCTGATCTAAATTGACATTCATGGAGACGTTAGCATAATCAAGCCGTGGGAAACACAAGGGTATCACATCATCTTAAATATTCAATGCATCTCCAAGAATACCTCATGATCGTCGTATACAGCTTTTCAGTCCACAAAAATAACCTGTTGGGTTAAGAGCACATCTTTGCTACCAGTGCTTTTaacgaatcatatatcaaacaCAGATTCACGAAAGGCCAAAATCAAcagtttttccaaaattttcattCTCACGCCCAATATCAGATAAAAATAGACTGGATCTGTTTTATCAGGAAATTTTCATTTTCCCACTCAGAAAATTGTTTTGATCCACCATCAACTAACTTTAAACTAACGAAAGCACACCTGTTGGTCATGAATGAACAAAAGACTCACACCTACTAATGTGCGCTTCCATAAGAAACATTAGCTTTATCGCTCAACAAAAAATGGTCACAGTGCTTTGTCAAAGCAAGGGTGATATCTTCAACTTATTTTGCATTTATGAAAGTGCAGCATCATATGTATTACCAGGGAAGGTATGAAAAAATTGTCTGGAAAGGAGAACCCTTCATTTGCATTTGCAGCCTAACTGTGTCCAAAGGATAACATATGACTGGCAATGGTGGCTGAAACCAGTGCTGTTGCCAGGAATATTTTAGTCCTCTTATGATATTTATCTGGCAGTGCCTTCTTGACCCTGGCGTTCAAGAGAGAATGAGGTTTAAGGCTAAATGTACTAAAAGTATTCTGCCTAAACAGAAATAAAACTTGAGAACTGAAACAATTAGCTGACAAGTCAAaaacacaaattctgcaattcCAATAAGAGAAGGCCCTAGACCGTTCTAAAAGGATGCAAATCATTCCTCTCTAATCATGTTTAGAGAAACCTGCAAAACAAAAGGTTGGAATCAGTCATAATACAATGGGAGCCGTCTGAATAGAAAAACTTATCGAATA from the Primulina eburnea isolate SZY01 chromosome 3, ASM2296580v1, whole genome shotgun sequence genome contains:
- the LOC140825606 gene encoding DNA-binding protein MNB1B-like isoform X2, whose translation is MKTGGRSKGAAKKDTKEALKPVDDRKIGKRKVAAKPSKPKAAKAKKDPNKPKRPPSAFFVFLEEFRKTFKKENPNVKAVSAVGKAGGEKWKSLGAAEKAPYEAKAAKKKAEYEKLMNAYNKKQESSADQGDEGSERSGSEVHDDDDDDDDESDHDEEDEEDEE
- the LOC140825606 gene encoding DNA-binding protein MNB1B-like isoform X3; translation: MKTGGRSKGAAKKDTKEALKPVDDRKIGKRKVAAKPSKPKAAKAKKDPNKPKRPPSAFFVFLEEFRKTFKKENPNVKAVSAVGKAGGEKWKSLGAAEKAPYEAKAAKKKAEYEKLMNAYNKKQESSADQGDEGSERSGSEVHDDDDDDDDESDHEDEEDEE
- the LOC140825606 gene encoding DNA-binding protein MNB1B-like isoform X1, with product MKTGGRSKGAAKKDTKEALKPVDDRKIGKRKVAAKPSKPKAAKAKKDPNKPKRPPSAFFVFLEEFRKTFKKENPNVKAVSAVGKAGGEKWKSLGAAEKAPYEAKAAKKKAEYEKLMNAYNKKQESSADQGDEGSERSGSEVHDDDDDDDDESDHLLLCRMRRMKRMRSEICNTKNKIQGGSLIGILVCMIWNAKMDKYEQCNLCIVYVFHRSYENAICQQI